From Actinomycetota bacterium:
TGGAGGGCAGGTTCGTCGGCGCAACCATCACATCCGGCCCTGCACGTATCGGAGCACCGATCGCGCCGCGACCGCGCCTTGACCCAATGCAGACGCAACCCGGGCGTACGAACCCGCAACGACGTCGCCCGCAGCAAACACGCCGTCGCGCGACGTTCGCATCTCTCCATCGACGACGATTGCACCCGCTCGGTCCAGCCCGACCTGGTCTCGAAACAGATCCGTACGAGGTACGCGTGCGATCTTCACGACGAGTCCTCCAGCTCCCAACCGCCGCCTCTGCCCGTCGGCCGGCCGCACGATCGTCACTGCCTCGAGTCGGTCACCCCCGTCCAGAGCGTCCAGCTGCCATCCGGGAAGGTCCTCGATGCGCGGCTCGTGGCGAACCTGCTCGACGATGTCGTGGCGCGCCGTGAGCGCTTCCGAGCGATGGACGAGGCTCACCCTCGATCCCTCTCGCGCGAGCTCGAGGGCGTCGAGGGTGGCGCTGTCGCCGCCGCCGATCACGACGACGTCACGCCCGACGAATCGAGCGGGCCGCGCCTCGAGGTGATACGTCACGTCACCCCCGAAGGCGCCGTCCTCCGCCGCGGGGAGCTGTTGCGCGCGCGTGCCGGTCGCGAGCACCAACGTCCGTCCTCGGATGCGCGCCCCATCGACTTCGATCCATCGCTCTCCGAGGTCAGCGCGCGTCACGGGATGTGACAGGTGGAGGCGATCGCCCAGGATCGCCGCTGACTCCTCCAAGGAGTCGCGAAGGGCTGAGCCGTTGCGGAACGATCCGGTGGCGACGTTGCGGACGGAGTGATCGATCTCGCCCAGTTGGCCCCCTGGGCGTTCGTCCGTCTCGAAGACCACCGTGTCGAGTTGGATGTCGAAGCATTCGAGCGCGCAACTCGTGCCCGCGGTACCCGCGCCGATGATGACGACATCGTGTCGCCCGTCACTCAACGTCAGGCGTCTCCGTGCTCGTCAAGGAGGCTGGCGAACCGGATACCGAAACCGTCGGGGTCGCGGATCGTGAAATCGCGCAGGCCGTAGTAGCGGTCCCCGATGGGCACCGCGACTTCTGCTCCGATCTCGTGGGAAAGGTCCCAATACCTGTCCACGTCGGGGACCATCACCCGGACATTGGCCGAAGGGAACGTGGAAGGAACGGGCAACGCCACGTGCTCTGCACCGCGGAACGCGGATGGCTGCGCGAGGAAGAGACGGTGGTCCTCCCACGTCAGCTCCACGAAGTCACCTCCGTCGCGCAGGAGCTCGAACCCGAGACGCCGGTAGAAGTCCACCGAACCTCGTATGTCCCGCACGACGATCTCGGTGACGAGCTGGTCGGTCGAATCGACGTAACGGGTCATGGCAAACGTCTCCCGGCCGTCATCACAAGTGGAGCATGCCATCACCGAGCGGCCGGGGGCGCGTGGACCTCCTCGAGCGGCGTGCCGGCCAGACGCGCGGCAACGACGTCCCAGAAGTTCGGGCACTCGAGGAGGTCCTCTCGCGGGCATCGGAGCGCGTGCTCGAGCGCGATCCGGGCGACGCCAGCCTTCGCGATCTGGTCGTCCAGGTCGGCGACCTTTCGCCGGACGAGGGCTCGCCAGGCCTCGGGTGACCGGGACCGCGAGGCCAACAGCGTCTTCATCTCACCCAGCGCGAAGCCAACGTCGCGAAGGAGCAGGATCACGCCGACCAGCTCGACGGCCGAGGGCGGATAGCGCCGCTGGCCCGACACCCTCGTGGGCCGGGGCAGCAGTCCCAGCTCTTCGTAGTAGCGCAGCGCCGATGTGGCCATCCGGGTGCGGCGGGCCAGGTCCCCGATCGTCAGGAGGTCGTCGGGCATCTTGACTTCAAGCGTACTTGAGCTTGTTCACTGCTTCTCATGACGTCGACACCGGTCCCTAGCCTGCAGGCCCCGAGACGACGCGCGACGCTTCAGCAACGAGTGCTCCGGGGCCTCGTGCGCCAGTTCGGCCACCCCCGCGGCCTGCCCGGTCGTGTCGTCGGCGGCGTGATGGCACACCGTTCATCCAACCGCAGGCGCAACCTCTGGGCGGTCTCCCTGCTAGACGTGCAGGCCGCCGACCGTGTGCTCGAGGTTGGCTTCGGTCCCGGCGTCGCCATCGACGAGCTCGCCCGGCTCGCCCACCACGGCGCGGTGTACGGAATCGACCACTCCGACGTCCTGATCCGACAGGCGACGAAGCGGAACCGCGCCGCCGTGCGCGCGGGACTCGTCGATCTCCGGCTCGGCTCGGTAGACGACCTGCCTGCATTCGCCGAACCGCTCGACAAGGTCCTCGCCGTGAACTCGGTCGGGTTCTGGCCGGAGCCATGGGAGCGGCTGAAGGAGCTGCGTGGGCTGCTTCGTCCGGATGGTCAGATCGCCATTGCGTCCCAGCCACGCTGCCCGGGCGCAACCCGCGAGACCTCCGACCGCGCCGCGGGCGAGATCAAGGCTCTGCTCGAGGAGGCGGGTTTCTCAGACACGCGGGTCGAGACCTTGGACCTCGATCCGCCCGTCGTGTGCGTGCTCGGGGCAAACGAGGAGCGGATCGCCTAGTTCCTCCTCGGTTGACCGGTTGAGGGGCGGCAGGGTGGTGGGTAGGGTGCGGCGGTGTCCAACGCCATCCCCTCGTGGCGGGTGGAGGAGCACGCGTGGCGCACGGCGCCATCGCCGCCCGAGATCGCTCCGATCGGTCCACCGCCGCTGACCTCGGGCGGACGCTTTCGCTGCCACGGCGAAGAGCAGACGGAGTGGGCGGCCGAGGTGCCCGAGCGCTGTCCGGGGTGCGAGTCCTGCGCGACGACGATGTACCACCGGTGCCACGTGTGCGAGAAGCACGTCTACGGCGACTGCCTGCCCTGCGTGGACGGGAGGGGTCCGTAAGGCTCCGGCGGCGACGCCGCGGCCGCAACCGTCTTCATGGGCGGAGCTGAAACGGCGGGTACACGTCGGTGGCCAGGATCAGGGCGTACGCCACGACGCGGTTGTGCCAGCGGATGACCCCTTGCACGAAGTCGAAGAGACCACGCGGGTACCGCCCGGTGAACAGGATGGCGAACCAGGCGACCACCACGACTACCACCCCGGCAACATCGAGGAAGACCAGCACGATGAAGTGGGGAATCGCGAGCAGCCACTTCACCAACGGCAACCAGCGGTTCAAGGACGCCTGTGCGTCGGGGTAGTCGATGTCGAGGTGCACCGCTTGCTCCTCGTCGGTGGAGGGGTAGCGGTCGTCCATGAGGGCCAGGTAGGCCGCGACACGGTTCGTGAAACGAAGGAGCTCGCGGTTCCAGTCGAACCACCACCGCGGGTATTTGCGGCGAAACAGGATCATGACCAGCGGGCCGAAGAAGAGCAGGCCCCCGGCGGCGGTGATGACCACGCTCCCGTTCGAGCCCGTGCTCGACAGCCACGTCCCGCCCGAGACGCTTCCCAGCACGATCAATATGGGGATGGCCACGAAAAAGCGGAAGAACGTCGTCAGTCGGTTGAGCGAACGGATTGGATAGTCGACGGAGTATGTCAGCGGGTAGTCCATCGCCTTGCTCCTCTCGCTGCACGTTCGACGACAGGTTACGACTGGGGCAAGGGTCCTCGCTGATGGCCGTCACGTTCGTCGTTCCGTGAGGCGGCTGCCGCGACCCGCAGCACCGCGTCGAGCAGCCCGGGAAAGCGCGCGTCGAGGTCGTTGCGCCGGACGGTGTGGTACCGGCGCGTCCCCTCGTCGCGGCACTGGAGCACCCCTGCCTCGCGCAACACCTTGAAATGATGGCTGGCCGTCGACTTGCTCACCCGCACTGGGAAGTCGCCGCACGCCATCGGCCCGTCGGCCCGATCGAGCACCTCCACGATCTGCAGGCGGACCGGGTCGGACAGCGCGTGCAGGACGTCCGCCAGCCTTAGCTCGTCACGGGCCGGAAGGCGGACGTCCATCGCGGTGCCGCGTTCCATTTACGCCGCCTCGAACGCGATCGGTTCCTCGACCGCGACGGTCGACGGCGGCCGGAGCACCCAGGACACCAACGCCGAGGCCAGCAGGGCGACGCCGACGGCGACCAGCATCGTGATGTCGAACGCGTGCACATAGGCCTGCCGGGCGGCGTGCGCCAGCGCCGGGCCGTCGCGACCGGGAAGCGTCGCCGCCGTCTGAAGCGCGGCGCCGAGCGACGACCTCGCGGCCCGAGCCGAGGGTGGCAGCGAGGTGATGTGCCGGGCGACGTCGCTGCGGTAGATCGACGCCAGCACACTGCCGATGACGGCCACGCCCAGGGCCCCGCCGAGCTCGCGGGTGGTGTCGTTCACGGCCGAGCCCACGCCGGCCTTGTTCAACGGCAGCGAGGCGATGATCGCACCGGTCGACGGCGCCGTGACCATGCCCATACCGGCGGCGGTGACGACCAGTGACAGCGCGAGCAGCGGGTAGTTGGCGTGGATGCCGCTGAGTGCGAGCAAACCGAGTCCCATGGCGACGACTGTCAACCCCGACGACACGACGAGGCGCTGGCCGAACCGTTCGACGAGGCGCGCCGACCGCGGCGCCGAGATCATGTAGACGACGGCCCACGGCAGCATCCGCACGCCGGCCTCGAGGGGGCTGTAGCCGAGCACCGACTGCAGGTACTGCGTGAGGATGAAGATCATCCCGAACATCACGAAGAAGATCAGCGTGATGGTGGACGTAGCCGCGGCGAACTGCGGGTTGCGGAAGAAGCGGAGGTCGAGCATCGGCTCGGGTGTACGCAGCTCCCAACGCGCGAACGCGACGAGGATGAGCATTGCGATCCAGAACGCGCCCACGGTGTCGATCGAGAGCCAGCCGTGCGTCGGCGCCTCGATGATGGCGTAGATCAGCGCGCCGAGACCGGCGATCGACAGCAGCGCGCCGACCGGGTCGAGCGACGGCTCGCGATCGTCGCGCGCCGGCGGGATGAGGATCGCGCCGGCCACCAACGCAATCGCGACGACAAAGACGTTGGTGAGGAAGATCGACCCCCACCAGAAATGCTGCAGCAGCCAACCGCTGATCACGCCTCCCAGCGCCGCACCCACGCCCGCGAAGCCGGCCCAGATCGCGACCGCCCGCTTGCGCTCCTCGGGCGGGAAGACGTGAGCCAGCACTGACAGCGTGGCCGGCATGACGAGCGCAGCGCCGATTCCCATCGCGGCGCGAGCGGCGATCAGCTGGCCGGACGAGCCCGCGAAGGCCGCCAGCCCTGACGCCGCGCCGAAGATCAGCAGGCCACCGTTGAGCGCGAGCCGGCGGCCGTAGCGGTCGCCGAGCGCGCCCGCGGTGAGGAGTAGCCCGGCGAACACCAAGCTGTAGGCGTCGACGATCCACTGGAGCGCGCTCGCGCTGGCGTGTAGGTCCTTCACCAGGGTGGGAAGCGCGACGTTGAGGGAGGCGTTGGCAACGACGACCATCACCAGGCTGAGGCACAGCACCCCCAGCGTCCACCAACGTCGTTCGTAGTCTCGGGCTTGTTCAGGACTCATTGAACGGGTTCAACGTTCGATCGTCGTCGAACTATTCCGAGGTGCCGGATCTTCCGGCCAGGGCTGTGGACAACCCGGCGAATTCACAGCCTTATGCCTCTGGCTCCACACAGGCACCGATTCCTAACGTCGCTGGCGCACCGTCACAGAAGGGACGCCGCCCGGCGTCAGGTGTCTTCGAGCAGAGAGAGGGCGGACAAGTTGCAACTGCCTGACATCGTCACCCGAGCGCTCATGCGGCCAGGGAGTTACGTGGGTTGGCTGCGCGAGTTGCTGGTCACGGGGGTGTGCCTCGTCTGCTACCCCTTCGGTATCGGCGGCACCACCCCGGAGAGTCCGTCCGGTGCGTCGCCGACCCCGTTCTCCGCCCTCGAACCCGATGCCGCCCCCGTCCTCCTCGTGCACGGGTACGGCCACAACCGCAGCGGTTGGACCTTCCTTGCCCGCCACCTGCGGCGCGGGGGGTTCGAGCACGTCTACTCCTTGAACTACAACCCCCTGGCCGGCGACCTCCCCGGCCTCGCGTGGGAGCTGTCGCGGAGGATCGACGCCATTCGGGAAGTCACCGGCGCCAGACGCGTCCACCTCGTGGGCCACAGCTTGGGCGGCATCCTCATCC
This genomic window contains:
- a CDS encoding class I SAM-dependent methyltransferase — its product is MTSTPVPSLQAPRRRATLQQRVLRGLVRQFGHPRGLPGRVVGGVMAHRSSNRRRNLWAVSLLDVQAADRVLEVGFGPGVAIDELARLAHHGAVYGIDHSDVLIRQATKRNRAAVRAGLVDLRLGSVDDLPAFAEPLDKVLAVNSVGFWPEPWERLKELRGLLRPDGQIAIASQPRCPGATRETSDRAAGEIKALLEEAGFSDTRVETLDLDPPVVCVLGANEERIA
- a CDS encoding helix-turn-helix transcriptional regulator; translated protein: MERGTAMDVRLPARDELRLADVLHALSDPVRLQIVEVLDRADGPMACGDFPVRVSKSTASHHFKVLREAGVLQCRDEGTRRYHTVRRNDLDARFPGLLDAVLRVAAAASRNDERDGHQRGPLPQS
- a CDS encoding NAD(P)/FAD-dependent oxidoreductase, with amino-acid sequence MTLSDGRHDVVIIGAGTAGTSCALECFDIQLDTVVFETDERPGGQLGEIDHSVRNVATGSFRNGSALRDSLEESAAILGDRLHLSHPVTRADLGERWIEVDGARIRGRTLVLATGTRAQQLPAAEDGAFGGDVTYHLEARPARFVGRDVVVIGGGDSATLDALELAREGSRVSLVHRSEALTARHDIVEQVRHEPRIEDLPGWQLDALDGGDRLEAVTIVRPADGQRRRLGAGGLVVKIARVPRTDLFRDQVGLDRAGAIVVDGEMRTSRDGVFAAGDVVAGSYARVASALGQGAVAARSVLRYVQGRM
- a CDS encoding MFS transporter; its protein translation is MSPEQARDYERRWWTLGVLCLSLVMVVVANASLNVALPTLVKDLHASASALQWIVDAYSLVFAGLLLTAGALGDRYGRRLALNGGLLIFGAASGLAAFAGSSGQLIAARAAMGIGAALVMPATLSVLAHVFPPEERKRAVAIWAGFAGVGAALGGVISGWLLQHFWWGSIFLTNVFVVAIALVAGAILIPPARDDREPSLDPVGALLSIAGLGALIYAIIEAPTHGWLSIDTVGAFWIAMLILVAFARWELRTPEPMLDLRFFRNPQFAAATSTITLIFFVMFGMIFILTQYLQSVLGYSPLEAGVRMLPWAVVYMISAPRSARLVERFGQRLVVSSGLTVVAMGLGLLALSGIHANYPLLALSLVVTAAGMGMVTAPSTGAIIASLPLNKAGVGSAVNDTTRELGGALGVAVIGSVLASIYRSDVARHITSLPPSARAARSSLGAALQTAATLPGRDGPALAHAARQAYVHAFDITMLVAVGVALLASALVSWVLRPPSTVAVEEPIAFEAA
- a CDS encoding alpha/beta fold hydrolase, with the translated sequence MPLAPHRHRFLTSLAHRHRRDAARRQVSSSRERADKLQLPDIVTRALMRPGSYVGWLRELLVTGVCLVCYPFGIGGTTPESPSGASPTPFSALEPDAAPVLLVHGYGHNRSGWTFLARHLRRGGFEHVYSLNYNPLAGDLPGLAWELSRRIDAIREVTGARRVHLVGHSLGGILIRYYVQLLGGEACVDTAITLASPHEGTLAAGLGRSSVLRQLRPGSWVIQALEETARPSPVQWMAYYSNLDALVQPASSAMLRHPALDATNVLVKDHGHLSILLAPGLGRSIAHRLAASGGLSGSDASQSAAEDEFGSPGLRPAAHAEPA
- a CDS encoding MerR family transcriptional regulator; the encoded protein is MPDDLLTIGDLARRTRMATSALRYYEELGLLPRPTRVSGQRRYPPSAVELVGVILLLRDVGFALGEMKTLLASRSRSPEAWRALVRRKVADLDDQIAKAGVARIALEHALRCPREDLLECPNFWDVVAARLAGTPLEEVHAPPAAR
- a CDS encoding DUF4389 domain-containing protein; translated protein: MDYPLTYSVDYPIRSLNRLTTFFRFFVAIPILIVLGSVSGGTWLSSTGSNGSVVITAAGGLLFFGPLVMILFRRKYPRWWFDWNRELLRFTNRVAAYLALMDDRYPSTDEEQAVHLDIDYPDAQASLNRWLPLVKWLLAIPHFIVLVFLDVAGVVVVVVAWFAILFTGRYPRGLFDFVQGVIRWHNRVVAYALILATDVYPPFQLRP